From a single uncultured Fibrobacter sp. genomic region:
- the pta gene encoding phosphate acetyltransferase has protein sequence MNRVYLVASANMEAKVKEVMDAVAGAGLIAAAYKPCVNGAEAVKELKAHNSAVLMEKIAADFLSQDFDSVDAVVVEGAAGMSDVMAQKYNDSLATALDAKIYSDSEDADLFCPKRLLACPKCLAKDLAEAPAERKTSQAMFRAGLLLKASKAKKRIVLPEGSEPRTVQAAKLVIDRKIAVPVLIGKKDEIFAVAKEQGVTLPADIEIIEPSAELAEKYVPTLVELRKSKGMTEDQARAAIADNVMLGTMMLKMGEVDGLVSGAIHSTADTLRPALQVIKCAPGVKSVSSVFFMCMPDKTYIYGDCAINLNPTAEELAGIAQQCDDTAKAFGLPSRVALLSYSTMNSGKGPDADLVREATALVKAARPEMLVDGPLQYDAATVPSVGSLKAPGSTVAGKATVFVFPSLSAGNIGYKAVQRSAHGTIAIGPMLQGLAKPVNDLSRGALVEDIVYTIALTAVQAN, from the coding sequence ATGAATCGAGTGTATCTGGTCGCCTCCGCCAACATGGAAGCAAAAGTCAAGGAAGTCATGGACGCCGTAGCCGGTGCCGGCCTGATCGCCGCCGCCTACAAGCCCTGCGTGAACGGTGCCGAAGCCGTGAAGGAACTCAAGGCCCACAATTCCGCCGTGCTCATGGAAAAGATTGCGGCAGACTTCCTTTCGCAGGACTTTGATTCCGTCGACGCCGTGGTGGTCGAAGGTGCTGCCGGTATGAGCGACGTGATGGCACAGAAGTATAACGACTCCCTCGCAACCGCCCTCGATGCCAAGATTTATTCCGACAGCGAAGATGCAGACCTGTTCTGCCCCAAGCGTCTGCTCGCATGCCCCAAGTGCCTCGCCAAGGACTTGGCAGAAGCCCCCGCCGAAAGGAAGACCAGCCAGGCCATGTTCCGCGCAGGCCTCCTCCTGAAGGCCTCCAAGGCCAAGAAGCGCATCGTGCTCCCCGAAGGTTCCGAACCGCGCACCGTGCAGGCTGCAAAGCTCGTAATCGACCGTAAGATCGCCGTGCCGGTACTCATCGGCAAGAAGGACGAAATCTTCGCCGTCGCCAAGGAACAGGGCGTTACCCTCCCTGCCGATATCGAAATTATCGAACCGAGCGCAGAACTTGCCGAAAAGTACGTGCCGACCCTCGTGGAACTCCGCAAGTCCAAGGGCATGACCGAAGACCAGGCCCGTGCAGCGATTGCCGACAACGTAATGCTCGGAACCATGATGCTCAAGATGGGCGAAGTGGACGGACTCGTTTCCGGCGCCATCCACTCCACCGCCGACACGCTCCGCCCGGCACTCCAGGTCATCAAGTGTGCACCCGGCGTCAAGTCCGTAAGCTCCGTGTTCTTCATGTGCATGCCGGACAAGACTTACATTTACGGCGACTGCGCCATTAACCTGAACCCGACCGCCGAAGAACTGGCCGGTATCGCCCAGCAGTGTGACGACACCGCCAAGGCCTTTGGCCTCCCGAGCCGCGTCGCCCTCCTCAGCTACAGCACCATGAACAGCGGCAAGGGCCCCGACGCCGACCTCGTCCGCGAAGCTACCGCCCTTGTGAAGGCAGCCCGCCCCGAAATGCTCGTCGATGGCCCGCTGCAGTACGACGCTGCGACCGTGCCGAGCGTAGGTTCCCTGAAGGCACCGGGCAGCACCGTGGCCGGCAAGGCGACCGTGTTCGTGTTCCCGAGCCTCTCTGCAGGTAACATCGGCTACAAGGCCGTACAGCGCAGCGCCCACGGCACCATCGCCATCGGTCCTATGCTCCAGGGTCTTGCAAAGCCGGTGAACGACCTCAGCCGCGGCGCCCTTGTGGAAGACATCGTCTACACGATCGCTTTAACGGCTGTTCAAGCTAATTAG
- a CDS encoding fibro-slime domain-containing protein: protein MLLCLSLLVVNTIAQDYVAIAHVIYDGNNLYYADNEEKLKFKNLSKEDDGTFTIKFTNERLADGKDAVRQLRFGSFCEEGKDSCLTYLNPGHEPFLIELFPDYRSGVADQPVYEAWVQINADSTVEIFQTKPVIVEPAKKTIRFLAPWTNTGVSIVLGGKADYMNPIGGNYCGWFEYQSVLTPKDAYVYFKQTIGGNYVGKDGIYQEEVSIENEIKLDSVLAISDTVWILATMYGEPELSTEFPGELGDCPVKVLPVMMFDWLHGSESDEKNATNQAGTTSQDFGTGGCKKGDGRSIMKGMVEKELGPNGVPVRASNFPSDCKLTDHLDNWFIPEVVAHDAAGNSYTNATCRDLELNLTADGFWLGQKNTESPEKGLFFLDDFEYLDSAKTVPNPMYDNINSEKYGTHNYGFTMALQAQFEYVKGQYFEFLGDDDVWVFIDNKLVVDIGGQHEAKEGKVKLDTLGLTEGETYSFRIFYAERHKNQSNFKMRTSMDLKAEASMFLTDLSTDPKLIQKEVWQIVRKKALSCDFLNTSTDTTQERGPSNFVLYGRSLGKGGVSLKTLDSLYYSGITVSNDFTMVTVDTKAIGKAQALPPGNYYIRVRLKSNPDEYKDVPFTIEPYELPNLAFASIKDSSYFIVNFEDPENPDTSFFDQFWGPFGDSLSRNVVSDTLPISLQKGETMWAGRSYPVNIMYVEDWASVYSGVAVQIKTSTPNLVVCDSVGNPIDEVVLMNGRAIFFVKATDEVVDGVLTASSFGAKNKEIQWTKINIKVPPVPQIKVASIYDNTGDGRADFISIEFNKPLGGQSVLDSLRFTFGPEKFNSSYKAEYKDGDLVATVTAKGDGFGSSIFTGGVAEPYVGKIDTVWYTYTDDEGKKLPFWVDGPLADKVGPVVLSAEVKYLKDGNTQLTVSFSEGIDDAEKSSDLFRFHCWKNNVQDSAVKMSTDIAVEQVNQWKLIFPKGLDTDVIPAVGDSIRFRPPSQLGEAVDLLGVSPHEANPWVRITGEQKVTITSPKVVSLTKDSPSFEYAREIVRSEDATVPKLVSADMSADSVGRMYGTQGHFLGDLDMAQLVENEIAEIVKAVQGTPTYVDKDEAEAAEENGTTPRTYTIQDIIREVDEGRMTISEAEDRFGLDAVIVDAYENGLLDSKNVDYYARGTEADIKKIVSAVADETELRYETHYYTSLGHYVSGDSRTITCNDDIFKENGAKNCLDNDGRLFLAWNMRSDAGNLVATGVYIARLQIRIKVNTKKITDRTQDFLWGVRRGTVNAKDFGL, encoded by the coding sequence TTGCTGTTATGCCTATCCCTTTTAGTAGTTAATACGATCGCCCAGGACTATGTCGCTATAGCCCACGTTATTTATGACGGCAATAACCTTTATTACGCCGATAACGAAGAAAAGCTCAAGTTCAAGAATCTTTCTAAAGAAGACGATGGCACGTTCACCATCAAGTTCACCAACGAAAGGCTTGCGGACGGAAAGGATGCTGTGCGCCAGCTGCGTTTCGGCTCTTTTTGCGAAGAGGGAAAGGATTCCTGCCTAACGTACTTGAACCCGGGCCATGAGCCGTTCCTTATCGAGCTTTTCCCGGATTACAGGAGCGGTGTTGCGGATCAGCCTGTCTACGAGGCATGGGTTCAGATAAATGCGGACTCGACGGTGGAAATTTTCCAGACCAAGCCCGTTATCGTGGAACCTGCTAAAAAGACGATCCGTTTCCTTGCTCCGTGGACCAATACGGGCGTTTCCATTGTGCTGGGCGGCAAGGCCGACTACATGAATCCTATCGGCGGTAACTATTGCGGATGGTTCGAGTACCAGTCCGTGCTTACTCCCAAGGATGCCTATGTCTATTTCAAGCAGACGATTGGTGGCAACTATGTCGGTAAGGACGGTATCTATCAGGAAGAAGTCTCTATAGAAAATGAAATAAAGCTCGATTCCGTTCTCGCCATTTCCGATACCGTGTGGATCCTCGCGACGATGTACGGCGAACCCGAACTTTCTACGGAGTTCCCCGGCGAACTGGGAGACTGCCCGGTCAAGGTTCTCCCGGTGATGATGTTCGACTGGCTGCATGGCAGTGAAAGCGACGAAAAGAATGCGACCAATCAGGCGGGTACCACAAGCCAGGACTTTGGTACCGGCGGATGCAAGAAAGGCGATGGTCGGTCCATTATGAAGGGAATGGTCGAAAAGGAACTTGGCCCCAACGGTGTTCCCGTACGAGCTTCGAATTTCCCCTCCGACTGTAAGCTTACGGATCACCTTGACAACTGGTTTATTCCCGAAGTGGTTGCCCATGATGCCGCCGGCAATTCGTACACCAATGCCACTTGCCGCGACCTGGAACTGAACCTGACTGCCGATGGTTTCTGGCTTGGGCAGAAGAATACCGAAAGCCCCGAAAAGGGTCTGTTCTTCCTGGATGATTTTGAATATCTGGATTCGGCAAAGACGGTTCCGAACCCGATGTACGACAACATCAATTCCGAAAAGTACGGGACGCACAATTACGGCTTTACCATGGCGCTCCAGGCCCAGTTCGAATATGTGAAGGGCCAGTACTTCGAGTTCCTGGGCGATGACGACGTTTGGGTGTTCATCGACAACAAACTTGTGGTGGACATTGGCGGACAGCACGAGGCCAAGGAAGGAAAGGTCAAGCTGGATACGCTCGGACTGACGGAAGGCGAAACTTATTCGTTCAGGATTTTCTACGCAGAACGCCACAAGAACCAGTCCAATTTCAAGATGCGCACCTCGATGGACCTGAAGGCCGAGGCGAGCATGTTCCTGACGGACCTCTCGACCGACCCGAAGCTGATTCAGAAGGAAGTGTGGCAGATTGTGCGCAAGAAGGCGCTTTCCTGCGATTTCTTGAACACGTCGACCGATACGACGCAAGAACGCGGACCGTCTAACTTTGTCTTGTATGGCCGTAGCCTTGGCAAGGGTGGCGTGTCGCTCAAGACGCTCGATTCGCTCTACTATTCGGGCATTACTGTCAGTAACGACTTTACGATGGTGACGGTCGATACCAAGGCAATCGGCAAGGCGCAGGCGCTTCCGCCCGGCAACTACTATATCCGCGTACGCCTCAAGAGTAACCCGGACGAATACAAGGATGTCCCGTTCACGATTGAACCGTATGAACTGCCGAATTTGGCCTTTGCAAGCATCAAGGATTCCTCTTACTTTATCGTAAACTTCGAGGATCCCGAAAATCCAGATACTTCTTTCTTTGACCAGTTCTGGGGCCCCTTCGGGGATTCTCTCAGCCGCAATGTCGTAAGCGACACCTTGCCCATCAGCCTGCAAAAGGGCGAAACGATGTGGGCGGGCCGTTCCTACCCGGTCAATATCATGTATGTCGAGGACTGGGCTTCTGTCTATAGCGGCGTTGCCGTGCAGATCAAGACGTCTACTCCGAATCTTGTCGTCTGCGATTCCGTAGGAAACCCGATTGACGAGGTGGTCTTGATGAATGGCCGTGCAATCTTCTTTGTGAAGGCGACTGACGAAGTGGTAGACGGCGTACTGACCGCATCTTCCTTTGGTGCAAAGAACAAGGAAATCCAGTGGACTAAAATCAACATCAAGGTCCCGCCGGTGCCGCAGATCAAGGTTGCTTCCATATACGACAATACGGGCGACGGACGTGCCGACTTCATTTCGATCGAGTTCAACAAGCCCCTTGGAGGGCAGAGCGTTCTAGATTCGCTCCGGTTTACGTTTGGACCCGAAAAGTTCAATAGTTCGTACAAGGCAGAATACAAGGACGGAGACCTGGTAGCGACCGTTACCGCAAAGGGCGACGGCTTTGGGTCTTCCATTTTCACGGGTGGAGTGGCGGAACCCTATGTTGGTAAAATAGACACGGTCTGGTACACCTACACCGATGACGAAGGAAAGAAGCTGCCGTTTTGGGTGGACGGCCCCCTTGCCGACAAGGTCGGCCCCGTGGTTCTTTCAGCCGAAGTCAAGTACCTTAAGGACGGCAATACCCAACTGACGGTTTCGTTCAGCGAGGGAATCGACGATGCCGAGAAGAGTAGCGACCTTTTCCGTTTCCACTGCTGGAAAAACAACGTGCAGGATTCCGCCGTGAAGATGTCCACCGACATTGCGGTAGAACAAGTCAACCAGTGGAAGCTCATTTTCCCGAAGGGTCTCGATACCGACGTCATTCCGGCCGTGGGTGATTCTATCCGCTTTAGGCCCCCTTCCCAGTTGGGCGAGGCCGTGGACCTGCTAGGCGTTTCTCCGCACGAGGCCAACCCCTGGGTACGCATTACCGGTGAACAGAAGGTGACGATTACCAGCCCGAAGGTAGTAAGCCTTACCAAGGATTCGCCCTCTTTCGAATATGCCCGCGAAATTGTCCGAAGCGAAGACGCTACCGTTCCGAAGCTTGTTTCTGCAGATATGTCGGCGGATTCGGTGGGCCGGATGTATGGAACGCAGGGACATTTCTTGGGTGACCTGGATATGGCGCAGCTGGTGGAAAACGAAATTGCCGAAATCGTGAAGGCCGTGCAGGGAACTCCGACGTACGTGGACAAGGACGAGGCTGAGGCCGCCGAAGAAAATGGCACGACTCCGAGGACCTACACGATTCAGGACATCATTCGTGAAGTGGATGAGGGAAGGATGACCATTAGCGAGGCGGAAGACAGGTTCGGCCTGGATGCCGTGATTGTGGATGCCTACGAAAATGGTCTTCTGGACAGCAAGAATGTGGATTACTATGCCCGTGGGACCGAGGCCGATATCAAGAAGATCGTGAGCGCCGTTGCCGACGAAACCGAACTTCGTTACGAGACGCACTATTACACGAGCCTTGGACACTACGTGAGCGGGGATTCCAGGACCATTACCTGTAACGACGATATTTTCAAGGAAAATGGGGCGAAAAACTGCCTCGATAACGACGGGCGCCTTTTCCTTGCCTGGAATATGCGTTCCGATGCGGGAAATCTTGTGGCGACGGGTGTCTACATTGCACGTCTCCAGATTCGCATCAAGGTGAATACCAAGAAGATTACCGATCGGACG
- the eno gene encoding phosphopyruvate hydratase: MAKIAKVWARQILDSRGNPSLEVDVTLDNGIVGHAAVPSGASTGEREACELRDGDKKTYLGKGTLTAVKNVNTKIAKKIVGMDPSKQTEVDDAMIELDGNRMLKNTLGANAILGVSMAVCVAAAKDAGLPLYQYIAKLHGTEKLTLPCPMCNVINGGAHSSAPIDFQEFMIAPVGAKTFSKGLQMVTEIFHALKAVLKKGGFDTTVGDEGGFAPGVAIKPAKNKFGYEIKDVMTLEKALAALKTATENAGYVFGKDIKIALDVASSEFCDKETEKEGSKAVTYTFKKSTKKTVKSADMVKLYEKLIDKYSIFSIEDGLDEADWAGWKVLTDKLGGKINLVGDDLFVTNPTIFDEGIKAGIANAILIKVNQVGSVSETLAAIKRAQVEGYAPIVSHRSGETEDTFIADLAVGTAAGQIKTGSLSRTDRVCKYNRLLRIEEELGKAAVYAGDPRKNCKAPAAKKTACKKGCAKKAK; this comes from the coding sequence ATGGCTAAAATCGCTAAAGTTTGGGCTCGTCAGATCCTGGATTCCCGTGGCAATCCGTCTCTCGAAGTCGATGTTACTCTTGACAACGGTATCGTTGGTCACGCTGCTGTTCCGAGCGGCGCTTCCACCGGTGAACGCGAAGCTTGCGAACTCCGCGACGGCGACAAGAAGACCTATCTCGGCAAGGGCACTCTCACTGCCGTGAAGAACGTCAACACCAAGATCGCTAAGAAGATCGTTGGCATGGATCCGTCCAAGCAGACCGAAGTTGATGACGCTATGATCGAACTCGACGGCAACCGCATGCTCAAGAACACGCTCGGTGCAAACGCTATCCTCGGCGTTTCCATGGCTGTTTGCGTTGCTGCTGCTAAGGATGCTGGCCTTCCGCTTTACCAGTACATTGCTAAGCTCCATGGCACTGAAAAGCTCACCCTCCCGTGCCCGATGTGCAACGTGATCAACGGTGGTGCTCACTCTTCCGCTCCGATCGACTTCCAGGAATTCATGATCGCTCCGGTTGGCGCTAAGACTTTCTCCAAGGGTCTCCAGATGGTGACCGAAATCTTCCACGCTCTTAAGGCTGTCCTCAAGAAGGGTGGTTTCGATACGACCGTTGGTGACGAAGGTGGCTTTGCTCCGGGCGTTGCTATCAAGCCGGCTAAGAACAAGTTCGGTTACGAAATCAAGGACGTGATGACCCTCGAAAAGGCTCTCGCTGCTTTGAAGACCGCTACTGAAAACGCTGGTTACGTTTTCGGCAAGGACATCAAGATCGCCCTCGACGTTGCTTCTTCCGAATTCTGCGACAAGGAAACTGAAAAGGAAGGCTCCAAGGCTGTTACCTACACCTTCAAGAAGAGCACCAAGAAGACTGTCAAGTCCGCTGACATGGTCAAGCTCTATGAAAAGCTCATCGACAAGTACTCCATCTTCTCCATTGAAGACGGTCTCGATGAAGCTGACTGGGCAGGTTGGAAGGTTCTTACCGACAAGCTCGGTGGCAAGATTAACCTCGTGGGTGACGACCTGTTCGTCACGAACCCGACCATCTTCGACGAAGGCATCAAGGCTGGCATCGCTAACGCTATCCTCATCAAGGTGAACCAGGTCGGTTCTGTTTCTGAAACCCTCGCTGCTATCAAGCGCGCTCAGGTCGAAGGCTATGCTCCGATCGTTTCTCACCGTTCTGGCGAAACCGAAGACACCTTCATTGCTGACCTCGCCGTCGGTACTGCCGCTGGCCAGATCAAGACTGGTTCTCTCTCTCGTACGGACCGCGTCTGCAAGTACAACCGCCTCCTCCGCATCGAAGAAGAACTCGGCAAGGCTGCTGTCTACGCTGGCGACCCGCGCAAGAACTGCAAGGCTCCGGCTGCTAAGAAGACCGCTTGCAAGAAGGGCTGCGCTAAGAAGGCTAAGTAA